The Nocardia arthritidis genome has a window encoding:
- the pknB gene encoding Stk1 family PASTA domain-containing Ser/Thr kinase: MLEGRYRIDAPIARGGMSMVFRGVDTRLDRPVAIKVMDPKFAGDPQFLSRFEFEARAVARLKHPSLVAVYDQGIDGDYPFLIMELVEGGTLRELLRERGPMPPHAVHAVAEPVLAAIGVAHDAGLVHRDVKPENVLISDAGEVKIADFGLVRAVAASTTTSASVILGTAAYLSPEQVTSGTADARSDVYSFGILIFELLTGRVPFSGDNSLSVAYQRIENDVPSPSRFIAGVPPEFDELVAKATAREPAHRYADANEMAAALRSIATTLNLPVYRVPAPQDSAEHLSASYRAVAPAPPRPAPEPYTPSSTQHTRVVTAPRPRIDYEPDEYRDDYPPEDYAPPQSLRQQPYNGFDDRRRSRRTTWIWIAVVAIVTLIVGVGGWWVGVGRYAAVPPVAGLDTDHAVAALKNAGFSTEIRQKASDTIPVGGVVGSDPSAGSKLTKGSTVAVLVSSGKPKVPDVKPGDDISKVNQLIRDAGLIPVDGGEISNPAPKGTLAKVDPGADTVLPANAQVKVYRSKGSQPVKVPNVRNKPTAEATKILTDAGIIIRETKSQFDRNVDADAAIGTQPAAGTTIQTGDQVVLLVSNALKMPDVRSLSVSAARTKLEALGLDVDVRQFAPLDSSVVVSQTPAVGASVEPGDTVTIIALP, from the coding sequence ATGCTGGAAGGGCGCTATCGCATAGATGCGCCGATCGCGCGTGGCGGCATGTCGATGGTCTTCCGTGGGGTGGACACCCGCCTGGACCGGCCGGTCGCCATCAAGGTGATGGATCCCAAGTTCGCCGGTGACCCGCAATTCCTCTCGCGGTTCGAATTCGAGGCGCGCGCGGTGGCCAGGCTCAAGCATCCGTCCCTGGTCGCGGTGTACGACCAGGGCATCGACGGCGACTACCCGTTCCTGATCATGGAGCTGGTCGAGGGCGGCACGCTGCGCGAGTTGCTGCGCGAACGCGGGCCGATGCCGCCGCATGCGGTGCACGCGGTCGCCGAGCCGGTGCTGGCCGCCATCGGCGTCGCGCACGACGCGGGCCTGGTGCACCGCGATGTGAAACCGGAGAACGTGCTCATCTCCGACGCGGGTGAGGTGAAGATCGCGGATTTCGGTCTGGTGCGCGCGGTCGCCGCGTCCACCACCACCTCGGCCAGCGTGATTCTCGGCACGGCCGCGTACCTGTCCCCCGAACAGGTGACGAGCGGCACGGCCGACGCGCGCAGCGATGTCTACTCCTTCGGCATCCTGATCTTCGAACTGTTGACCGGACGGGTGCCGTTCAGCGGCGACAACTCACTCTCGGTGGCGTATCAGCGCATCGAGAACGACGTGCCGAGCCCGAGCCGGTTCATCGCGGGCGTGCCGCCGGAATTCGACGAGCTGGTCGCCAAGGCGACGGCGCGTGAACCCGCGCATCGGTACGCCGACGCCAACGAGATGGCCGCCGCGCTGCGCTCGATCGCCACCACGCTGAACCTACCCGTGTATCGCGTTCCGGCGCCGCAGGATTCGGCCGAACACCTGAGCGCAAGCTATCGCGCGGTGGCTCCGGCCCCGCCGAGACCGGCGCCGGAGCCGTACACCCCGTCGTCGACCCAGCACACCAGGGTGGTGACCGCACCGAGACCCAGGATCGACTACGAGCCCGACGAATACCGCGACGATTACCCGCCGGAGGACTACGCGCCGCCGCAGAGCCTGCGCCAACAGCCGTACAACGGGTTCGACGATCGCAGACGTTCGCGGCGCACCACGTGGATCTGGATAGCCGTTGTGGCGATCGTGACATTGATCGTCGGGGTCGGCGGCTGGTGGGTCGGGGTCGGCCGCTACGCGGCGGTACCACCGGTCGCCGGCCTGGACACCGATCACGCGGTGGCCGCGCTGAAGAACGCGGGCTTCTCGACCGAGATCCGGCAGAAGGCCTCGGATACCATCCCCGTCGGCGGCGTCGTCGGCAGCGATCCGTCGGCGGGGAGCAAACTCACCAAGGGTTCCACCGTCGCCGTACTGGTCTCCAGCGGCAAACCGAAGGTGCCCGATGTCAAACCGGGCGATGACATCTCGAAGGTCAACCAACTGATTCGCGACGCGGGCCTGATACCCGTCGACGGGGGCGAGATCTCCAATCCGGCGCCGAAAGGCACACTGGCCAAGGTGGATCCGGGCGCCGACACCGTCCTCCCCGCCAACGCGCAGGTAAAGGTCTACCGCAGCAAGGGATCTCAGCCGGTGAAGGTGCCGAATGTGCGCAACAAGCCGACGGCCGAGGCGACCAAGATCCTCACCGATGCCGGAATCATCATCCGCGAGACCAAATCTCAGTTCGACCGCAATGTCGACGCCGACGCCGCCATCGGCACCCAGCCCGCCGCGGGCACCACGATCCAGACCGGCGACCAGGTCGTCCTACTGGTCTCGAACGCGCTGAAGATGCCGGACGTGCGCAGCCTCAGCGTCTCCGCCGCCCGCACCAAACTCGAGGCCCTCGGCCTCGATGTAGACGTCAGACAGTTTGCGCCACTGGACAGTTCGGTCGTCGTCTCGCAAACCCCCGCCGTCGGCGCCAGCGTCGAACCCGGCGACACCGTCACCATCATCGCTCTCCCCTAG
- the ctaE gene encoding aa3-type cytochrome oxidase subunit III — translation MTTAVGTPGSAITQRVHSLNRPNMVSVGTIIWLSSELMFFAGLFAMYFVARAQAHGNWPPEPTELNMKLAVPVTTVLVASSFTCQMGVFAAEKGDVFGLRRWYVVTLLMGLFFVIGQGTEYRALYSEGTSIASSSYGSVFFITTGFHGLHVIGGLIAFVFLLIRTKVSKFTPAQATAAIVVSYYWHFVDIVWIGLFATIYFVR, via the coding sequence GTGACGACCGCAGTAGGGACCCCAGGATCGGCCATTACCCAGCGTGTGCACTCGCTGAACCGGCCCAACATGGTCAGCGTCGGTACCATCATCTGGCTGTCCAGCGAGTTGATGTTCTTCGCCGGCCTCTTCGCGATGTACTTCGTCGCGCGCGCCCAGGCCCATGGCAACTGGCCGCCGGAACCGACCGAGCTGAATATGAAGCTCGCCGTGCCGGTTACCACCGTGCTGGTCGCATCGTCGTTCACCTGCCAGATGGGCGTGTTCGCCGCGGAGAAGGGCGACGTGTTCGGGCTGCGGCGCTGGTACGTCGTCACCCTGCTCATGGGTCTGTTCTTCGTCATCGGTCAGGGGACCGAATACCGCGCCCTGTACTCGGAGGGCACCTCGATCGCGAGCAGCTCGTACGGCTCGGTGTTCTTCATCACCACCGGCTTCCACGGCCTGCACGTCATCGGCGGTCTCATCGCGTTCGTGTTCCTGTTGATCCGCACCAAGGTCAGCAAGTTCACCCCGGCGCAGGCCACCGCGGCGATCGTCGTCTCCTACTACTGGCACTTCGTCGACATCGTGTGGATCGGGCTGTTCGCCACGATCTACTTCGTCCGCTGA
- the trpD gene encoding anthranilate phosphoribosyltransferase, protein MSVRSWPQVLGTLADGRDLAAEDTAWVINEIFTDNATTAQIAAFGVAIKIKGPTPAELRGLATGMLRHARLVHIDGDAVDIVGTGGDRSGSVNISTMSSIVVAAAGVPVVKHGNRAASSKSGGADVLEALGVRLALGPESVARCVRETGIGFCFAPLFHPALRYAGQARKEIGIPTVFNVLGPLTNPAQPRAGLIGCAFTELLPVIAGVFAERGSSALVVRGNDGLDEITTSATTDAFVVSGGRVRETTIDPTRIGIPRVELAALRGGDAATNAEVARDVLAGKAGPVRDAVLLNSAAAIVAYDLSRGAGEFEQDVHEALARGIERAAGAIDTGAAAALLERWVALTNTLGDS, encoded by the coding sequence ATGAGCGTGCGCAGCTGGCCCCAGGTGCTCGGGACCCTGGCCGACGGCCGCGATCTGGCCGCGGAGGATACGGCCTGGGTGATCAACGAGATCTTCACCGATAACGCCACCACCGCGCAGATCGCCGCGTTCGGCGTCGCCATCAAGATCAAGGGTCCGACCCCGGCCGAACTGCGCGGCCTGGCCACCGGCATGCTGCGGCACGCCAGGCTGGTGCATATCGACGGGGACGCGGTGGATATCGTCGGCACCGGCGGCGACCGCTCCGGCTCGGTGAATATCTCCACCATGTCCTCGATCGTGGTCGCCGCGGCCGGGGTGCCGGTGGTCAAACACGGGAACAGGGCCGCCTCGTCGAAGAGCGGCGGCGCCGATGTGCTGGAGGCGCTCGGGGTGCGGCTCGCGCTCGGTCCGGAATCGGTTGCCCGATGTGTGCGCGAGACCGGAATCGGGTTCTGCTTCGCGCCGCTGTTCCATCCGGCGCTGCGATACGCGGGGCAGGCGCGCAAGGAGATCGGCATCCCCACCGTCTTCAATGTGCTCGGCCCGCTGACCAATCCGGCGCAGCCCAGGGCCGGGCTGATCGGCTGCGCGTTCACCGAACTGCTTCCGGTGATCGCGGGCGTATTCGCCGAGCGCGGCAGCAGCGCGCTGGTGGTGCGCGGCAACGACGGGCTGGACGAGATCACCACCTCCGCCACCACCGACGCGTTCGTGGTTTCCGGCGGTCGGGTCCGCGAGACCACCATCGACCCGACCCGCATCGGCATCCCCCGGGTCGAGTTGGCCGCGCTGCGCGGCGGGGACGCGGCGACCAACGCGGAGGTGGCCAGGGACGTCCTCGCCGGGAAGGCGGGTCCGGTGCGGGACGCGGTGCTGCTGAATTCGGCGGCGGCCATCGTCGCCTACGACCTGTCGCGCGGCGCAGGCGAATTCGAGCAGGATGTGCACGAGGCGCTGGCGCGCGGCATCGAGCGCGCGGCGGGCGCGATCGATACGGGTGCGGCCGCCGCGCTGCTGGAGCGCTGGGTCGCGCTGACGAACACCCTCGGGGACAGCTGA
- a CDS encoding polyadenylate-specific 3'-exoribonuclease AS encodes MRYFYDCEFIEDGLVIDLVSIGVVCEDGREYYAVSTEFNPDKAGPWVRKYVLPQLPPPSSPLWRGRRQIRDDLYQFLVPRPSVQPELWAWVGAYDHVALCQLWGSMVDLPNALPRYTNELRQHWDAHGRPELPPVPPDAHDALADARHNLAKFEAIEAARRAAARS; translated from the coding sequence TTGAGATATTTTTATGACTGCGAATTCATCGAGGACGGACTGGTGATCGATCTCGTCTCGATCGGCGTCGTCTGCGAGGACGGTCGCGAATATTACGCCGTCTCAACGGAATTCAATCCCGACAAGGCGGGGCCGTGGGTGCGCAAGTACGTGCTGCCGCAGCTGCCGCCGCCGTCGTCGCCGTTGTGGCGCGGCCGCAGGCAGATCCGCGACGACCTCTACCAATTCCTGGTCCCGCGCCCGTCGGTGCAGCCGGAACTGTGGGCCTGGGTAGGCGCGTACGACCACGTCGCCCTGTGCCAGCTGTGGGGTTCGATGGTCGACCTACCGAACGCCCTGCCCCGCTACACGAACGAACTGCGCCAGCACTGGGACGCACACGGCCGACCCGAACTCCCCCCGGTCCCGCCGGACGCCCACGACGCCCTCGCCGACGCCCGCCACAACCTCGCCAAATTCGAGGCCATCGAGGCGGCCCGCCGCGCGGCCGCCAGGAGCTGA
- the qcrB gene encoding cytochrome bc1 complex cytochrome b subunit, which translates to MSRVATQANEMDERYRAAAFAKRSINKVFPTHWSFLLGEIALYAFIILLLSGIYLTLFFDPSMTEVVYNGAYQPLRGVTMSRAYESALNISFEVRGGLFVRQVHHWAALLFACSIIIHLFRIFFTGAFRKPREANWVIGSLLLILAMFEGYFGYSIPDDLLSGTGLRAAFGGITMSIPIIGTWMHWLIFGGDFPGDIIIPRLYIAHVLLLPGIILALIAAHVALVWYQKHTQFPGPGRTENNVIGARIIPVFAADQGAFFMFTLGTVALMGGVLQINPIWNLGPYNPSQVSAGSQPDFYMMWTDGLARLMPPWELYLGRYTVPAVFWVALIMGLVFTVLIAYPWIEKRLTGDDVHHNLLQRPRDVPVRTAIGAMSIAFYLVLTLSCVNDIIALKFDISLNATTWMGRIGLLVAPPIAYFLTYRFCIGLQRSDRAVLEHGIETGVIKRLPHGEYIEVHQPLGPVDDHGHPVPLEYQGAAIPKKMNKLGSAGKPGTGSFLRADPPAESEKHFEIEHQEEHKQLAVLQEAQERAKNDKHGH; encoded by the coding sequence ATGAGTCGTGTGGCAACGCAAGCCAATGAGATGGACGAGCGGTATCGTGCCGCCGCGTTCGCGAAGCGGTCGATCAACAAGGTCTTCCCGACCCACTGGTCGTTCCTGCTCGGTGAGATCGCGCTGTACGCGTTCATCATCCTGCTGCTCTCGGGTATCTACCTGACCCTGTTCTTCGATCCGTCGATGACCGAGGTCGTCTACAACGGCGCCTACCAGCCGTTGCGTGGCGTCACCATGTCGCGGGCCTACGAGTCGGCGCTGAACATCTCCTTCGAGGTGCGCGGCGGTCTGTTCGTCCGGCAGGTACACCACTGGGCCGCACTGCTTTTCGCGTGCTCGATCATCATCCACCTGTTCCGCATCTTCTTCACCGGCGCGTTCCGCAAGCCGCGCGAGGCGAACTGGGTGATCGGCTCGCTGCTGTTGATCCTGGCCATGTTCGAGGGTTACTTCGGCTACTCGATCCCGGACGACCTGCTGTCCGGTACGGGTCTGCGGGCCGCCTTCGGCGGTATCACCATGTCGATCCCGATCATCGGCACCTGGATGCACTGGCTGATCTTCGGTGGCGACTTCCCCGGCGACATCATCATCCCGCGCCTGTACATCGCGCACGTGCTGCTGCTGCCCGGCATCATCCTGGCGCTGATCGCGGCGCACGTCGCGCTGGTCTGGTACCAGAAGCACACGCAGTTCCCCGGCCCCGGCCGCACCGAGAACAACGTGATCGGTGCCCGCATCATCCCGGTGTTCGCCGCCGACCAGGGTGCGTTCTTCATGTTCACCCTCGGCACCGTCGCGCTCATGGGTGGCGTGTTGCAGATCAACCCGATCTGGAACCTGGGCCCGTACAACCCGTCTCAGGTGTCCGCGGGTTCGCAGCCGGACTTCTACATGATGTGGACCGACGGCTTGGCCCGCCTCATGCCGCCGTGGGAGCTCTACCTGGGCCGCTACACCGTTCCCGCGGTGTTCTGGGTGGCGCTGATCATGGGTCTGGTGTTCACGGTGCTCATCGCCTACCCGTGGATCGAGAAGCGACTCACCGGTGACGACGTGCACCACAACCTGCTGCAGCGTCCGCGCGACGTCCCGGTGCGCACGGCGATCGGCGCCATGTCGATCGCGTTCTACCTGGTGCTGACCCTGTCGTGCGTCAACGACATCATCGCGCTGAAGTTCGATATCTCGCTGAACGCCACCACCTGGATGGGCCGCATCGGTCTGCTGGTCGCGCCGCCGATCGCGTACTTCCTGACCTACCGGTTCTGCATCGGCCTGCAGCGCAGCGACCGGGCGGTGCTCGAGCACGGCATCGAGACCGGCGTGATCAAGCGCCTGCCGCACGGTGAGTACATCGAGGTGCACCAGCCGCTCGGCCCGGTCGACGACCACGGCCACCCGGTGCCGCTGGAGTACCAGGGCGCCGCGATCCCGAAGAAGATGAACAAGCTGGGTTCGGCCGGTAAGCCGGGCACCGGCAGCTTCCTGCGGGCCGACCCGCCCGCGGAGAGCGAGAAGCACTTCGAGATCGAACACCAGGAAGAGCACAAGCAGCTCGCCGTCTTGCAGGAGGCCCAGGAGCGGGCCAAGAACGACAAGCACGGTCACTGA
- a CDS encoding Rv2175c family DNA-binding protein, producing MSAFPCSDDVLPQSVELLPLPDVADKLGIVVTRVHQMLRDHQLIAVRRDGVAGVPEVFFDDAGAVVKPLPGLITVMRDAKYTDEEILEWIFTDDETLPGKPVEALHGPLAREVLRRAAADPF from the coding sequence GTGAGTGCATTTCCCTGCAGTGATGATGTCCTTCCGCAGTCGGTGGAGCTGCTGCCGCTGCCGGACGTGGCCGACAAGCTCGGGATCGTGGTGACCCGGGTGCATCAGATGCTGCGCGACCATCAGCTCATCGCGGTGCGTCGCGATGGTGTTGCGGGCGTACCCGAGGTGTTCTTCGACGATGCCGGCGCGGTCGTGAAGCCGCTGCCCGGCCTGATCACCGTGATGCGGGACGCCAAGTACACCGATGAGGAGATCCTGGAGTGGATCTTCACCGATGACGAGACCCTGCCGGGCAAACCCGTCGAGGCCCTGCACGGCCCGCTGGCCAGGGAGGTGCTGCGCAGAGCAGCCGCGGATCCCTTCTGA
- the qcrA gene encoding cytochrome bc1 complex Rieske iron-sulfur subunit, whose protein sequence is MRPEEGHDGGAPKEYTEAELDAMSRDELVKLGTERDGVDVAYRRERFPVPGTRAEKRAERQVAFWFAISGLAAAVLVGVFLFWPWEWKGKSESGHGAYSLYTPLVGIGLGISVLAIGIAVVLIRKKFIPAELSIQVRHDGPSDEVERRTLVAELSDALETSTLGRRKLITRTAGAGVGVLGIGALLVFVGGLVKNPWAKGDKAPLWVSGWTPDYPGETVYIRRDTGRPEDIVLVRPEDLDAGAMETVFPWKEKWRGDEHATLQSLRGIRNAVMLIRLRTADAQKAIKRKGQESFNFGDYFAYSKICTHLGCPTSLFEQQTNRILCPCHQSQFSATEWGKPVFGPAARALPQLPITVNSEGYLVANGDFIEPLGPAYWERRS, encoded by the coding sequence ATGCGGCCGGAAGAGGGCCACGACGGCGGTGCGCCGAAGGAGTACACGGAGGCCGAGCTCGACGCGATGTCGCGGGACGAGCTGGTCAAGCTCGGCACCGAACGCGACGGAGTCGACGTCGCCTACCGGCGCGAGCGGTTCCCGGTTCCGGGCACCCGCGCCGAGAAGCGGGCCGAGCGCCAGGTGGCGTTCTGGTTCGCCATCTCCGGACTGGCGGCGGCCGTGCTGGTCGGCGTCTTCCTGTTCTGGCCGTGGGAGTGGAAGGGCAAGTCGGAGTCCGGGCACGGCGCCTACTCCCTCTACACCCCGCTGGTCGGTATCGGCCTCGGCATCTCGGTGCTCGCCATCGGCATCGCCGTCGTGCTGATCCGCAAGAAGTTCATCCCGGCCGAGCTGTCCATCCAGGTCCGCCACGACGGCCCGTCCGACGAGGTGGAGCGGCGCACGCTGGTCGCCGAGCTGTCCGACGCGCTGGAGACCTCGACGCTGGGCCGCCGCAAGCTGATCACCCGCACCGCGGGCGCGGGCGTCGGCGTGCTCGGCATCGGCGCGCTGCTGGTGTTCGTCGGCGGCCTGGTGAAGAACCCGTGGGCCAAGGGCGACAAGGCGCCGCTGTGGGTGTCCGGCTGGACCCCCGACTACCCGGGCGAGACCGTCTACATCCGCCGCGACACCGGTCGCCCGGAGGACATCGTGCTGGTCCGTCCCGAGGATCTGGACGCGGGCGCCATGGAGACCGTGTTCCCGTGGAAGGAGAAGTGGCGCGGCGACGAGCACGCGACCCTGCAGTCGCTGCGCGGTATCCGCAACGCCGTCATGCTGATCCGCCTGCGGACCGCCGACGCGCAGAAGGCGATCAAGCGCAAGGGCCAGGAGAGCTTCAACTTCGGCGACTACTTCGCCTACTCGAAGATCTGCACCCACCTCGGCTGCCCGACCTCGCTGTTCGAGCAGCAGACCAACCGGATTCTGTGCCCCTGCCACCAGTCGCAGTTCTCGGCGACCGAATGGGGTAAGCCGGTCTTCGGTCCCGCCGCTCGCGCACTGCCGCAGCTGCCGATCACCGTCAACTCCGAGGGCTACCTGGTCGCCAACGGCGACTTCATCGAGCCGCTCGGCCCGGCTTACTGGGAGCGTCGTTCATGA
- a CDS encoding class II 3-deoxy-7-phosphoheptulonate synthase: MNWTVDVPIDRLPELPPLPAELRRRLDEALARPALQQPSWDPEQAAMMRTVLESVPPICVPAEVEDLRLRLAEVARGEAFLLQGGDCAETFADNTEPHIRGNIRTLLQMAVVLTYGASLPVVKVGRIAGQYAKPRSADTDALGLKSYRGDMINSLVPDAAVREHDPSRLVRAYANASAAMNLVRALTGAGMADLHKVHDWNRDFVAQSPAGARYEALAEEIDRGLRFMTACRVNDPSLQSARIYCSHEALVLDYERAMLRLSENAMGEPVLYDLSAHFLWIGERTRHLDGAHIAFAELLANPIGLKIGPGTTPELAVEYVERLDPNNEPGRLTLVSRMGNGKVRDVLPPIIEKVQATGHQVIWQCDPMHGNTHEASTGFKTRHFDRIVDEVQGFFEVHHALGTHPGGLHIELTGEDVTECLGGAQDISDLDLNDRYETACDPRLNTQQSLELAFLVAEMLR, translated from the coding sequence GTGAACTGGACCGTCGACGTACCGATCGATCGCCTGCCGGAACTGCCGCCGTTGCCCGCCGAGCTGCGCAGGCGACTGGACGAGGCGCTCGCGCGGCCCGCGCTGCAGCAGCCGTCCTGGGATCCGGAGCAGGCGGCGATGATGCGCACCGTACTGGAGAGCGTGCCGCCGATCTGCGTGCCCGCCGAGGTCGAGGACCTGCGGTTGCGGCTCGCCGAGGTCGCGCGCGGTGAGGCGTTCCTGCTGCAGGGCGGCGACTGCGCGGAAACCTTCGCCGACAACACCGAACCGCATATCCGCGGCAATATCCGCACCCTGCTGCAGATGGCGGTGGTGCTCACCTACGGTGCGAGCCTGCCCGTCGTGAAGGTCGGCCGGATCGCCGGGCAGTACGCGAAGCCGCGTTCGGCCGACACCGATGCGCTCGGCCTGAAGTCCTACCGCGGCGACATGATCAATTCGCTGGTCCCGGATGCGGCTGTGCGCGAACACGATCCGTCGCGTCTGGTCCGCGCCTACGCCAACGCCAGCGCCGCGATGAACCTGGTTCGCGCGCTCACCGGCGCTGGCATGGCCGATCTACACAAGGTGCACGACTGGAACCGCGATTTCGTCGCCCAGTCGCCCGCGGGCGCCCGCTACGAGGCGCTGGCCGAGGAGATCGACCGCGGCCTGCGGTTCATGACCGCCTGCCGGGTGAACGATCCGAGCCTGCAGTCCGCGCGTATCTACTGCAGCCATGAGGCGCTCGTCCTCGACTACGAGCGGGCCATGCTGCGGCTCAGCGAGAACGCGATGGGCGAGCCGGTGCTCTACGACCTGTCCGCGCACTTCCTGTGGATCGGCGAGCGCACCCGGCACCTGGACGGCGCGCATATCGCGTTCGCCGAATTGCTCGCCAACCCGATCGGCCTCAAGATCGGCCCCGGCACCACCCCGGAGCTGGCCGTCGAATATGTCGAACGCCTCGACCCGAACAATGAACCGGGCCGGTTGACGCTGGTGTCCCGCATGGGCAACGGCAAGGTCCGCGACGTGCTGCCGCCCATCATCGAGAAGGTGCAGGCCACCGGCCATCAGGTGATCTGGCAGTGCGATCCGATGCACGGCAACACCCACGAGGCGTCCACCGGCTTCAAGACCCGCCACTTCGACCGCATCGTCGACGAGGTGCAGGGCTTCTTCGAGGTGCACCACGCTCTGGGCACCCACCCCGGCGGCCTGCACATCGAACTCACCGGCGAAGACGTCACCGAATGTCTCGGTGGCGCCCAAGACATTTCGGATCTCGACCTGAACGACCGCTACGAAACCGCCTGCGACCCGAGGCTCAACACCCAGCAGTCCTTGGAACTGGCCTTCCTGGTCGCCGAAATGCTCCGCTGA
- the qcrC gene encoding cytochrome bc1 complex diheme cytochrome c subunit produces the protein MSSSPPSAPEPAGVGSVVSSDLQAVASGGQASKTRRQRRVRRRIAGGLALLVGLVGAGFLAAALTPTAQVATAKDDQSALIREGQQLYETSCITCHGANLQGVQDRGPSLIGVGEAAVYFQVSSGRMPMARNEAQATRKDPKFDAHQTDALGAYVAANGGGPTVIRDADGKVAEESLRGPDIARGSELFRMNCASCHNFTGRGGALSSGKFAPPLEPASEQQIYDAMVTGPQNMPKFSDRQLSPEEKRDIIAYVKNATEEKSPGGWDLGGFGPATEGLAMWVVGIVAVVGAAMWIGSRS, from the coding sequence ATGAGTTCATCTCCCCCGTCAGCGCCAGAGCCCGCCGGTGTCGGCAGTGTCGTTTCGAGCGACCTGCAAGCAGTCGCTAGCGGCGGTCAGGCCAGCAAGACGCGCAGGCAGCGGCGCGTCCGCCGTCGGATCGCGGGCGGTCTCGCGCTGCTGGTGGGCCTGGTCGGAGCCGGTTTTCTCGCCGCGGCGCTGACGCCGACCGCGCAGGTGGCGACGGCCAAGGACGATCAGTCCGCGCTGATCCGCGAGGGCCAGCAGCTCTACGAAACCTCCTGCATCACCTGCCACGGCGCGAACCTGCAGGGCGTGCAGGACCGCGGCCCCAGCCTGATCGGTGTCGGTGAGGCCGCCGTCTACTTCCAGGTGTCCTCCGGCCGTATGCCCATGGCGCGCAACGAGGCCCAGGCCACCCGCAAGGACCCGAAGTTCGACGCGCACCAGACCGACGCGCTCGGCGCGTACGTCGCGGCGAACGGCGGCGGCCCGACCGTCATCCGCGACGCCGACGGCAAGGTCGCCGAGGAGTCGCTGCGCGGTCCGGATATCGCCCGCGGTTCCGAGCTGTTCCGGATGAACTGCGCCTCCTGCCACAACTTCACCGGACGCGGCGGCGCGCTGTCCTCCGGTAAGTTCGCCCCGCCGCTGGAACCGGCGAGCGAGCAGCAGATCTACGACGCGATGGTCACCGGCCCACAGAACATGCCGAAGTTCTCCGACCGGCAGCTCAGCCCGGAGGAGAAGCGCGACATCATCGCCTACGTGAAGAACGCGACCGAGGAGAAGAGCCCGGGCGGCTGGGACCTCGGCGGGTTCGGACCGGCCACCGAGGGCCTGGCCATGTGGGTCGTCGGCATCGTGGCCGTCGTCGGCGCGGCGATGTGGATCGGATCCCGCTCATGA